One genomic segment of Nitrospira sp. includes these proteins:
- the ilvB gene encoding biosynthetic-type acetolactate synthase large subunit, which produces MKLTGAEIFIECLKREGVKTVFALPGGVVLKIFDTLHQQRDIEVILTRHEQGAGHMAEGYAKATGKAGVCLVTSGPGMTNVITALADAYMDSVPVVCFSGQVPTSLIGNDAFQEADNVGLSRPCTKYNFLVKDVNDLAATIKEAFYIATTGRPGPVLVDIPKDVSMAKAEFIYPNSVSIRGYNPTYEGNKWQIKQAAEAITKAKKPILYVGGGVIFSGASQELLELAEMTQIPVDMTLMGLGAFPGEHPLSLGMLGMHGTYQANMAMHYSDLVIAIGARFDDRVTGKPSEFCPSAKIIHVDIDPTSIRKNIHVDIPIVGDCRAVLRELNQILRATVNGEQKDLRKPWWDQIREWEQAHPLTYHQEKDGPIKPQQVVKRLYELTKDRDPIVSTDVGQHQMWAAQYFKLTKPNRWLTSGGLGTMGFGFPAAMGAQAAFRDRLVLCIAGDGSIQMNMQEMATAVVNKLPVKIVILNNGFHGMVRQWQDLFYEGRYASSYLDTTPDFVKLADAYGAVGLRVKKVGDLDTVLKEALVTDKPVIVDVPTYPYENCYPMIPAGGCNHEMLLEDPPELKQKQSGAAKVAPEDKDTVLTA; this is translated from the coding sequence ATGAAACTCACCGGTGCTGAAATCTTCATCGAATGCCTGAAGCGGGAAGGGGTGAAGACGGTCTTTGCGCTTCCGGGCGGAGTCGTGTTGAAGATATTCGATACGCTTCACCAGCAGAGAGATATTGAAGTCATCCTGACGCGCCACGAACAGGGCGCGGGTCATATGGCGGAAGGATATGCGAAGGCGACTGGGAAGGCCGGCGTGTGTCTGGTCACCTCAGGTCCCGGCATGACCAACGTCATTACGGCGTTAGCCGATGCGTATATGGATTCTGTTCCGGTGGTCTGCTTCAGCGGCCAAGTCCCGACCAGTTTGATCGGGAACGATGCCTTTCAGGAAGCCGACAACGTGGGTTTGAGCCGACCATGCACGAAGTACAATTTTCTCGTCAAAGACGTGAACGACTTGGCGGCAACGATCAAAGAGGCGTTCTATATCGCGACGACCGGACGCCCTGGCCCGGTCTTGGTGGATATCCCGAAAGACGTATCGATGGCCAAAGCAGAATTCATCTATCCGAATTCTGTCTCGATTCGCGGCTACAACCCCACCTACGAAGGGAACAAGTGGCAGATCAAACAGGCGGCCGAAGCGATCACGAAGGCCAAGAAGCCGATACTCTACGTCGGTGGTGGGGTGATCTTCTCCGGAGCCTCACAGGAACTGCTTGAGCTGGCCGAGATGACACAGATTCCGGTGGACATGACGTTGATGGGGCTTGGCGCGTTCCCAGGAGAGCATCCTCTGTCGCTGGGGATGCTCGGGATGCACGGCACGTATCAGGCCAACATGGCCATGCATTATTCCGATCTGGTGATCGCCATCGGCGCCCGGTTTGATGATCGAGTGACGGGAAAACCGTCTGAATTCTGTCCCTCTGCCAAAATAATTCATGTCGATATCGATCCGACCTCTATCCGGAAAAACATCCATGTGGATATTCCGATCGTCGGCGATTGCAGGGCGGTGCTCCGTGAGTTGAACCAGATCTTGCGCGCGACGGTCAATGGAGAGCAGAAAGACCTCCGGAAGCCCTGGTGGGATCAGATCCGAGAATGGGAACAGGCCCATCCGTTGACCTATCACCAAGAGAAAGATGGGCCGATCAAGCCGCAACAGGTGGTCAAGCGGCTGTATGAACTGACAAAGGACCGGGACCCGATCGTTTCGACGGATGTCGGGCAACACCAAATGTGGGCCGCACAGTATTTCAAGCTGACGAAGCCGAATCGATGGTTGACCTCAGGTGGACTCGGCACCATGGGGTTTGGATTTCCCGCGGCGATGGGCGCACAGGCTGCCTTTCGAGACCGACTGGTCCTGTGTATCGCGGGAGACGGCAGCATCCAGATGAACATGCAAGAAATGGCCACGGCGGTGGTGAACAAGCTGCCGGTCAAGATCGTCATCTTGAACAACGGATTTCACGGCATGGTGCGACAATGGCAGGACCTGTTCTACGAAGGCCGCTATGCGTCGAGCTATCTGGATACCACGCCGGATTTTGTCAAATTGGCGGATGCGTATGGAGCGGTCGGCTTGCGAGTCAAGAAGGTCGGTGACCTTGATACCGTCCTGAAAGAAGCCTTGGTCACGGATAAACCCGTCATCGTGGATGTGCCGACCTATCCCTATGAGAATTGCTATCCGATGATCCCGGCCGGCGGCTGTAACCATGAGATGCTTCTTGAGGATCCACCTGAGTTGAAGCAGAAACAATCCGGTGCGGCGAAGGTGGCGCCGGAAGATAAAGATACGGTGTTAACGGCATAA
- a CDS encoding phosphatidylserine decarboxylase family protein, with translation MADRAVGVPFAKEGIPFIAVPAGVTLLTGLLGWPVVAGAGAVATLFVAWFFRNPARVVPQGQKLVVAPGDGKVIAVEEEFEPRYLKERCIRLTIFLNVFDVHINRTPCDGVIEDVQYQPGLFLVASKPEATLRNEQNAMMIKTSEGMKVLCVQVAGLIARRIVCWISPRDRAIRGERYGLIRFGSRMDTFLPMGTKLRVAVGERVKGGETILGELP, from the coding sequence GTGGCGGATCGAGCGGTCGGCGTCCCCTTCGCCAAAGAAGGAATTCCCTTCATCGCGGTTCCTGCCGGCGTGACCCTGTTGACGGGATTGCTGGGCTGGCCGGTCGTCGCTGGGGCCGGCGCCGTCGCGACGTTGTTTGTTGCCTGGTTTTTTCGGAATCCCGCCCGGGTTGTACCGCAAGGACAAAAGCTTGTGGTCGCTCCCGGCGATGGGAAAGTGATCGCCGTCGAGGAAGAGTTTGAGCCGCGCTACCTAAAGGAACGCTGCATCAGACTCACGATCTTTTTGAATGTCTTCGATGTCCACATCAATAGGACTCCCTGTGACGGAGTGATCGAAGATGTGCAATATCAACCGGGTCTGTTTTTGGTCGCCAGCAAGCCGGAAGCGACGTTGAGGAACGAACAGAACGCCATGATGATCAAGACGTCTGAAGGCATGAAGGTTCTCTGTGTGCAAGTGGCTGGTTTGATCGCTCGACGTATTGTGTGTTGGATCTCGCCAAGGGATCGAGCCATCCGTGGTGAACGATATGGGTTGATCCGTTTCGGATCGCGCATGGATACCTTTCTACCGATGGGCACGAAACTCCGAGTGGCCGTTGGTGAACGTGTGAAGGGTGGAGAAACCATCCTGGGAGAGTTGCCATGA
- a CDS encoding M48 family metallopeptidase, whose product MRMCAQKLIRTTTVFCLLMGGIGLAGCETNPYTGRSQLLMTSVSQEMQMGAQAYNQVKSDPKLRPSQDPREVEPVKRVAARIVEAAKRSKYAEMAQQFQWEVTVIKDDKTANAFALPGGKMAVYTGIFPMAKTEAGLAAVMGHEVVHALARHGAERMSQGQVAKIGLQVVGGAVGMYSKNPALSQATMAALGAGAQVGVLLPFSRKHESEADYVGILLAADAGYDPRESVALWERMAQVSGGEGPAEFLSTHPSHDTRIEQLKEWMPEALAIYHKRKPVPAAPLPEVGR is encoded by the coding sequence ATGAGGATGTGTGCCCAGAAGCTCATACGCACGACGACGGTCTTCTGTCTCCTGATGGGGGGAATCGGCCTCGCAGGGTGCGAAACCAACCCCTATACAGGCCGGTCACAACTGCTGATGACGTCGGTCAGCCAAGAAATGCAAATGGGGGCTCAGGCGTACAATCAGGTTAAGAGTGATCCAAAGCTGAGACCTTCCCAGGATCCGCGAGAGGTTGAACCGGTGAAACGGGTGGCGGCTCGGATCGTCGAGGCCGCGAAACGGTCGAAATACGCAGAGATGGCTCAACAGTTTCAGTGGGAAGTCACGGTCATCAAGGATGATAAAACGGCGAACGCCTTTGCATTGCCTGGCGGGAAAATGGCGGTCTATACAGGTATTTTCCCCATGGCCAAAACGGAAGCCGGCTTGGCGGCGGTGATGGGGCATGAAGTGGTGCATGCCTTGGCTCGCCATGGCGCGGAACGCATGAGTCAAGGGCAAGTCGCGAAGATCGGGCTTCAGGTCGTCGGTGGGGCAGTCGGGATGTACAGCAAGAATCCCGCCCTGAGCCAGGCGACGATGGCGGCGTTGGGTGCAGGAGCGCAGGTCGGCGTGCTGCTCCCTTTCAGCCGGAAACATGAATCGGAGGCAGATTACGTGGGAATCCTTTTAGCCGCGGATGCCGGGTATGATCCACGTGAATCGGTTGCACTCTGGGAACGGATGGCGCAGGTATCGGGCGGTGAAGGTCCGGCAGAATTCTTGTCGACCCATCCGAGCCACGACACTCGAATCGAGCAATTGAAAGAGTGGATGCCTGAGGCGCTGGCCATCTATCACAAAAGAAAGCCGGTTCCCGCTGCTCCCTTACCGGAGGTTGGGAGGTAA
- a CDS encoding 2-isopropylmalate synthase: protein MTRMIRIFDTTLRDGEQSPGASMNVEEKVMVAKQLARLGVDIIEAGFAYSSPGDFEAVRRIAQEVEGPTICSLARARPEDIDRAWEALKGAPKVRIHTFLSTSDIHLKHQFRMTREQAKQRAVEMVQRARTYVDDVEFSPMDASRSDPSFLHEVIEAVIAAGAGTVNIPDTVGYAVPQEFGALIKGICDKVPNADQAVISVHCHNDLGVAVANSLAAIMNGAGQVECTINGIGERAGNTSLEEIVMGLRTRTDFYRADTRIRTEEIAKTSRLVSKITGMVVQPNKAIVGANAFAHTSGIHQDGLLKEKTTYEIMRPDSIGLVESQMVMGKLSGRHAFRQRLEELGYKLGEAEINHAFERFKKLADQKKEVFEEDLEVIVSEELSKMAERIILKGLQVSSGTDRVPTATVELGIDGTPTAQTGTGDGPVDAVYRTIAAMTQTKSKLLMYVVKAITGGTDAQGEVSVRVQEDGRTVTGHGSDTDIITASARAYISALNKLAYLATKQAQGEQKVNLI, encoded by the coding sequence ATGACACGCATGATCAGAATTTTCGATACGACGTTGAGGGACGGCGAGCAGTCGCCCGGCGCCAGCATGAATGTGGAAGAAAAGGTCATGGTGGCCAAACAGCTGGCGCGGCTCGGCGTCGATATTATTGAAGCGGGATTTGCCTATAGTTCGCCCGGAGACTTTGAAGCGGTGCGGCGTATTGCCCAGGAGGTCGAAGGACCGACGATCTGCAGTCTGGCGCGGGCTCGACCGGAAGATATCGATCGAGCATGGGAGGCTTTGAAAGGTGCGCCGAAGGTACGCATCCATACGTTTCTTTCAACATCCGATATTCACCTGAAGCACCAGTTTCGGATGACGCGGGAACAGGCCAAGCAGCGTGCCGTGGAGATGGTCCAGCGGGCACGGACTTATGTTGATGATGTCGAATTCTCTCCAATGGATGCGAGCCGGTCAGACCCCTCGTTCCTCCATGAGGTTATTGAGGCGGTCATCGCGGCCGGGGCCGGTACGGTGAATATACCCGACACGGTAGGGTATGCCGTCCCGCAAGAATTCGGCGCGTTGATCAAGGGGATTTGCGACAAGGTCCCCAATGCCGACCAAGCCGTGATTTCCGTCCATTGCCACAACGATCTGGGCGTCGCGGTGGCGAACAGTTTGGCGGCAATTATGAATGGAGCCGGCCAGGTGGAATGCACGATCAACGGAATCGGAGAGCGCGCGGGCAATACGTCCTTGGAAGAGATCGTGATGGGACTCCGCACTAGAACGGATTTTTACCGAGCGGATACTCGTATCCGAACCGAGGAAATTGCGAAGACCAGCCGTTTGGTCAGCAAGATCACGGGGATGGTGGTGCAACCCAATAAGGCGATCGTGGGGGCGAACGCGTTTGCCCATACGTCGGGCATTCATCAGGATGGCTTGCTCAAAGAGAAGACGACCTATGAAATTATGCGCCCGGATTCGATCGGATTGGTCGAAAGCCAGATGGTGATGGGCAAGTTGTCCGGGCGTCATGCCTTCCGGCAGCGTTTGGAAGAATTGGGTTACAAACTCGGCGAGGCAGAGATCAACCACGCCTTCGAGCGGTTCAAGAAACTTGCAGACCAAAAGAAGGAGGTTTTCGAGGAAGACCTCGAAGTTATTGTCTCCGAAGAGTTGTCGAAGATGGCCGAGCGCATCATCTTAAAGGGACTGCAAGTATCGAGTGGAACAGATCGGGTTCCAACCGCCACGGTTGAACTGGGAATCGACGGCACACCCACCGCTCAAACCGGGACCGGCGATGGGCCGGTGGATGCCGTGTACCGCACCATTGCCGCTATGACGCAGACGAAGAGCAAGTTGCTGATGTATGTCGTGAAGGCCATCACCGGTGGGACGGATGCACAAGGAGAAGTGTCGGTGCGCGTGCAAGAAGATGGTCGGACGGTCACAGGCCACGGCTCCGATACCGATATCATCACGGCCTCTGCTCGGGCATACATCAGCGCCCTGAATAAGCTGGCTTATCTGGCGACGAAACAGGCGCAAGGCGAGCAGAAGGTGAACTTGATTTGA
- the rnhC gene encoding ribonuclease HIII — MMTASHPRNTIARIGIDESGKGDYFGPLVIAAVFVDATTQGELKLMGVRDSKKISDGRILELAPDIKTICPHSIIAIGPKKYNELYSKIKNLNRLLAWGHAKALENLLERGVACERAISDQFGDERLILNALQEKGRKIVLEQRTKAESDLAVAAASVLARAEFLIRLKQLSGEVGTTLPKGASPAVERAARMIIKKHGQERLGSVAKLHFKTTQAVLAGLS, encoded by the coding sequence ATGATGACTGCGTCACACCCTCGCAACACCATTGCACGCATCGGCATCGACGAATCCGGAAAGGGCGATTACTTTGGCCCCCTCGTCATCGCAGCCGTGTTCGTCGATGCAACGACGCAAGGCGAATTGAAGCTGATGGGAGTCCGCGACAGCAAGAAGATTTCCGACGGCCGAATTTTGGAACTCGCTCCCGACATTAAGACCATTTGCCCGCACAGCATCATCGCGATCGGGCCGAAGAAGTATAACGAACTCTATAGCAAGATCAAAAATCTGAATCGCTTGCTCGCCTGGGGCCATGCCAAGGCGTTGGAGAATCTGCTGGAGCGAGGCGTGGCCTGTGAGCGAGCCATCTCCGATCAGTTCGGCGACGAACGGCTGATTCTCAATGCGCTGCAGGAAAAGGGGCGGAAGATCGTGCTGGAGCAGCGGACTAAAGCAGAATCGGATTTGGCAGTCGCCGCGGCATCCGTCCTAGCACGAGCGGAGTTTCTGATACGGCTGAAACAACTTTCCGGCGAAGTCGGAACCACACTGCCCAAAGGCGCCTCTCCAGCCGTCGAACGCGCTGCCAGGATGATCATCAAGAAACACGGACAGGAGCGACTGGGATCAGTGGCAAAACTGCATTTTAAAACTACGCAAGCCGTCCTGGCTGGGCTGAGCTAG
- the leuB gene encoding 3-isopropylmalate dehydrogenase, translating to MKAKIAVLAGDGVGREIVPEAVKVLKIIAEKYGHSFEFVAADIGGQAIDKFGVPLPNDTLALAKQSNAVLLGAVGGPRWESLEYSLRPERALLGIREALALYANLRPAKLYANLVDASTLKREVVEGIDILVIRELTGGIYFGKPKGIEKLPNGEERGVNTEVYTTEEVRRIAKVAFEAARKRRKKVTSVDKANVLESSELWRKVVIDVHASYPDVELGHIYVDNAAMQLVRNPRQFDVLLCNNMFGDILSDEAAMLTGSIGMLPSASIGAKVGLFEPIHGSAPDIAGRNIANPIATISSVAMMLSYAFQLEKEAEAIEQAIVKTLDLGYRTKDIQSPGAKIVGTVEMGEAIVRNLN from the coding sequence GTGAAGGCCAAGATTGCGGTGCTGGCCGGTGACGGAGTCGGACGCGAGATCGTTCCTGAAGCCGTGAAGGTCTTGAAGATCATTGCCGAGAAGTACGGGCACTCGTTCGAGTTTGTCGCAGCCGATATCGGGGGGCAGGCGATCGACAAGTTTGGCGTACCGCTGCCGAATGACACATTGGCTCTTGCCAAGCAAAGCAATGCTGTCTTGCTCGGCGCCGTCGGGGGACCTCGATGGGAAAGCTTGGAGTACAGCCTGCGACCGGAGCGCGCGCTGCTGGGAATCCGCGAGGCCTTAGCGCTCTATGCCAACTTGAGGCCTGCCAAGCTCTATGCGAATCTGGTGGATGCGTCCACGTTGAAGCGCGAGGTTGTCGAGGGGATCGACATCCTCGTGATCCGCGAGCTCACCGGTGGTATCTATTTCGGCAAACCAAAGGGGATCGAAAAGTTGCCAAACGGTGAAGAGCGCGGAGTCAATACGGAAGTCTATACGACGGAAGAAGTCAGGCGGATCGCCAAGGTTGCGTTCGAGGCGGCACGAAAACGGCGCAAGAAGGTCACCTCGGTCGACAAGGCGAATGTGTTGGAATCATCCGAGCTTTGGCGCAAGGTGGTCATCGACGTCCACGCGTCCTATCCGGACGTCGAACTGGGCCATATCTACGTGGATAACGCTGCCATGCAGTTGGTGCGGAATCCGCGACAATTCGATGTCTTGCTCTGCAACAACATGTTCGGAGACATTCTCAGCGATGAAGCGGCGATGTTGACCGGTTCGATCGGGATGTTGCCGTCTGCGAGTATCGGGGCCAAGGTCGGCCTCTTTGAACCGATTCATGGAAGCGCTCCGGACATTGCAGGGAGAAATATTGCCAATCCCATTGCCACGATCTCATCAGTCGCCATGATGCTGTCGTATGCCTTTCAACTGGAGAAGGAAGCGGAAGCTATCGAACAGGCCATCGTGAAAACGCTCGATCTTGGATATCGGACCAAAGATATTCAGAGTCCAGGAGCGAAGATCGTCGGCACTGTGGAGATGGGTGAGGCGATTGTCCGAAACCTGAATTAG
- the pssA gene encoding CDP-diacylglycerol--serine O-phosphatidyltransferase, which yields MKTAGFRSSFGKEGKRRKAAMHLIPNLFTTGNLFCGVFAILAVFNANYMEAAIAILVAMIFDVLDGKSARLTNSTSQFGLEYDSLSDVVSFGVAPGLLIYSWALSGQGTFGVAVMFAYVAMGAVRLARFNSTVTQSDGKYFTGLAIPAAAGVVASLVVFDHNLLKMAGDVRPIVVLIMTLALSFLMVSTIKYRSFKELKFKGHRQITYLVWGILTLMMVAAWPAVMLFVIFAGYAVMGPVEKVFWLAAPAAGKKSLGKVESPPVESNS from the coding sequence ATGAAAACGGCAGGATTCAGAAGTTCATTTGGGAAAGAAGGGAAGCGGCGGAAAGCCGCCATGCATCTCATCCCGAATTTGTTCACCACCGGCAATTTGTTTTGCGGTGTATTTGCGATACTGGCAGTCTTCAACGCCAACTACATGGAAGCGGCCATTGCGATTCTTGTCGCCATGATTTTTGACGTGTTGGACGGCAAGTCTGCCAGACTGACCAATAGTACGAGTCAGTTCGGACTGGAATATGACTCGCTGTCCGATGTCGTGTCATTCGGTGTCGCGCCAGGTTTATTGATATACTCCTGGGCGTTGAGCGGACAGGGTACGTTCGGCGTGGCCGTGATGTTCGCCTACGTGGCCATGGGAGCCGTGCGTTTGGCACGATTCAACTCTACTGTCACGCAGTCGGACGGGAAGTACTTTACCGGTCTGGCTATTCCAGCTGCTGCCGGGGTGGTGGCGTCTCTGGTGGTCTTTGATCATAACCTCCTCAAGATGGCAGGAGACGTCAGGCCGATCGTGGTATTGATCATGACGTTGGCGCTCTCGTTTTTAATGGTCAGCACGATCAAGTATCGCAGCTTTAAGGAACTGAAATTCAAGGGCCACCGGCAGATCACTTACCTGGTCTGGGGTATTCTTACCCTGATGATGGTGGCGGCCTGGCCGGCGGTGATGTTATTTGTTATCTTTGCCGGCTACGCAGTGATGGGGCCGGTCGAGAAGGTCTTTTGGTTAGCTGCTCCGGCAGCCGGGAAAAAAAGCCTTGGAAAAGTCGAGTCTCCACCGGTCGAATCCAACTCCTAA
- a CDS encoding cupin domain-containing protein, with protein sequence MSLFKVTPADRPEFLAGDETRLRELFHPAKHQLKLSYSLAHGTLPSGQRSKRHVLASAEVYYFIAGRGRFTIDDQVALIEAGTTIYVPPGGQQFVENTGETDVEFLCLVDPAWRMEDETILE encoded by the coding sequence TTGTCCTTGTTCAAGGTGACGCCGGCGGATCGTCCCGAGTTTCTGGCGGGAGATGAGACTCGCTTGCGGGAGCTTTTTCATCCTGCCAAGCATCAGCTCAAATTGAGCTATAGTCTTGCCCACGGGACATTACCGTCCGGTCAACGCTCGAAGCGTCACGTCTTGGCCTCGGCGGAAGTCTATTACTTCATTGCAGGGCGGGGCCGCTTCACGATCGACGATCAGGTCGCGCTGATCGAAGCCGGCACGACCATCTACGTGCCGCCGGGAGGACAACAGTTTGTCGAAAATACCGGGGAGACCGACGTCGAGTTCTTGTGTCTCGTTGATCCTGCCTGGCGGATGGAAGACGAAACGATACTGGAATAG
- a CDS encoding C4-type zinc ribbon domain-containing protein, producing the protein MNQKLSPLIELQKLDLRIMEIGEIRRKIPERLDAAEAPLREATQVLRDTKVAVEAAVKERRSHEKDLEAHEAHTDKMKSHATSLKTNKEYQAHLFELELASKKRGDFEEKILLTMEKIDELQKTLTELQEKGTALEQVFTQEKQRLDAQDKELATELAQLQLRHREASVLVEKALLDRYNQVKASRKDHPLAAVRDGICLGCRLQIPPQLIAQVKRSDDLHLCPYCRRILYWEGEPITEGASALANKPSDLEVGESA; encoded by the coding sequence TTGAACCAAAAACTTTCCCCGCTCATTGAACTGCAAAAGCTCGATCTCCGAATCATGGAGATCGGTGAAATCCGCCGAAAAATCCCCGAACGTCTCGATGCTGCCGAGGCTCCTCTTCGAGAGGCAACGCAGGTCCTACGCGACACGAAGGTCGCCGTTGAGGCTGCCGTTAAAGAACGTCGCTCGCATGAAAAGGACCTGGAGGCGCATGAGGCGCACACAGACAAGATGAAATCGCACGCGACAAGTCTGAAGACCAACAAGGAGTATCAGGCGCACTTGTTCGAGCTGGAGTTGGCGAGTAAGAAACGAGGAGATTTTGAAGAAAAGATCCTGTTGACGATGGAGAAGATCGACGAGTTACAGAAGACGCTCACGGAGCTTCAGGAAAAAGGAACAGCGCTTGAGCAGGTGTTCACACAGGAGAAGCAGAGACTGGACGCACAGGACAAGGAGCTTGCGACGGAATTGGCTCAACTCCAACTTCGTCATCGCGAGGCTTCAGTGCTGGTTGAGAAAGCTCTGCTCGATCGGTACAACCAGGTCAAGGCCTCGCGGAAAGACCACCCCCTTGCTGCCGTGCGTGACGGCATTTGTCTCGGGTGCCGTCTCCAGATCCCGCCGCAGCTTATCGCGCAGGTCAAACGGTCGGACGACTTGCATCTCTGCCCCTATTGCCGCCGGATCTTGTATTGGGAAGGGGAACCGATCACGGAAGGCGCTTCCGCCTTAGCAAACAAGCCCTCGGACCTCGAGGTGGGTGAATCGGCTTAG
- the ilvC gene encoding ketol-acid reductoisomerase: protein MKIYYEKDADIQQIRNKTVAVIGYGSQGHAHALNLKESGVSVVIGLREGASWKKAEQSGLKVMPVGDAVKTSDVVMILAPDEAQAAIYRQEVAPNLKAGSYLAFGHGFNIHFGQIVPSASINVFMVAPKGPGHLVRSEYAKGSGVPCLLAIHQDPSGTTKQVGLAYASAIGGGRAGVIETNFREETETDLFGEQAVLCGGLTSLIQAGYETLVEAGYSPEMAYFECLHEVKLIVDLIYQGGIANMRYSISTTAKYGDVTRGPRVVTEQTKQEMKRILEEIQTGRFAKEWVLENQANRPVYNALLAKGEAHPIEAVGAKLRGMMPWLKKDQLVDKTKN, encoded by the coding sequence ATGAAAATTTACTACGAGAAGGATGCCGATATTCAACAGATCCGAAACAAGACCGTGGCCGTGATCGGCTATGGGAGTCAGGGCCATGCGCATGCGTTGAACCTCAAAGAAAGCGGTGTGTCGGTCGTCATCGGGTTGCGTGAGGGCGCCTCGTGGAAAAAGGCCGAGCAGAGCGGGCTAAAAGTAATGCCCGTCGGCGATGCCGTGAAGACTTCCGATGTCGTGATGATTCTGGCACCCGATGAAGCGCAGGCCGCCATCTATCGACAGGAAGTGGCCCCCAATCTTAAGGCGGGATCCTATTTGGCGTTCGGTCATGGTTTCAATATTCACTTTGGACAGATTGTGCCGTCGGCCTCCATCAATGTCTTCATGGTAGCCCCGAAAGGGCCGGGACATCTTGTTCGTTCCGAGTATGCGAAAGGCAGCGGGGTGCCTTGCCTCTTGGCGATCCATCAGGACCCCAGCGGCACCACAAAGCAGGTCGGATTGGCCTACGCGAGCGCGATCGGCGGTGGACGCGCGGGTGTCATCGAGACGAATTTTCGCGAGGAAACCGAGACCGATCTCTTCGGCGAACAAGCCGTGCTCTGCGGAGGGCTGACGTCGCTGATCCAGGCCGGGTACGAGACCCTGGTCGAAGCCGGGTACTCGCCGGAGATGGCCTACTTCGAATGCCTCCACGAAGTGAAGCTCATCGTCGACTTGATCTATCAGGGCGGGATCGCCAACATGCGCTACTCGATCAGCACAACGGCGAAATACGGTGATGTGACCAGAGGTCCGCGTGTGGTGACCGAACAGACGAAGCAGGAGATGAAGAGGATTCTCGAAGAGATCCAGACAGGACGGTTTGCCAAAGAATGGGTCTTGGAGAATCAAGCCAATCGACCGGTCTACAACGCACTCCTTGCCAAGGGCGAGGCCCATCCCATCGAAGCCGTCGGGGCCAAGCTTCGGGGCATGATGCCCTGGCTGAAGAAGGATCAACTCGTCGATAAGACGAAAAACTAG
- the ilvN gene encoding acetolactate synthase small subunit: MEHIISVTVENKFGVLSRVAGLFSGRGFNIESLSVAPTLDPSMSQMTIVTSGDERIIEQIVKQLNKLIDVIKVVDLNETEFVSRETAIIKVHTKDADRAEALRIVDIFRANVVDSTPSTYTIEVSGDPKKIEAIINLLQPLGIKELVRTGRVAVAREPVRSVAVQAKKVARE; encoded by the coding sequence ATGGAACACATCATCTCAGTGACTGTGGAGAATAAGTTCGGGGTGCTGTCACGGGTCGCAGGCTTATTCAGCGGCCGTGGATTTAATATCGAGAGTCTGTCGGTCGCTCCGACGCTTGATCCATCCATGTCTCAGATGACGATTGTGACATCGGGTGATGAGCGGATCATCGAGCAGATCGTGAAACAGCTGAATAAACTCATCGATGTCATCAAGGTCGTGGACTTGAACGAAACGGAGTTTGTTTCACGAGAGACGGCGATCATCAAGGTGCATACGAAGGATGCGGATCGAGCCGAGGCGCTCAGAATCGTGGATATCTTTCGGGCGAACGTCGTCGATTCGACGCCGAGCACCTACACCATCGAAGTCTCGGGAGATCCCAAGAAGATTGAAGCGATCATCAACTTGCTTCAGCCGCTTGGGATCAAAGAGTTGGTCCGCACCGGTCGGGTTGCCGTCGCGCGCGAACCGGTCCGTTCCGTTGCCGTCCAAGCGAAGAAAGTGGCGCGCGAGTAG